The window CTGCACTAAATCCACCTGGTAACATTATTATTTGAGATTGATTTATTTTTTTAACAAAATCATCTATACTATCTTGTATATCTTGTGATTTTAAGTTTTTGAATATACTAGTATGGCAATCTCCACCTACTCTCTCGAATGCTTTTATACAGTCGTATTCGCAGTTAGTTCCAGGGAATACAGGAACTAATACTTTAGGTTTTGATATAGTAGTTCTTGGTTTTATTATATTTGTTTTTTCATAGTGTAGAGTCTCTATTTTTTGATTTATATCTGTAGTTTTAGTTGGGAACACTTTTTCTAGTGTATTGCTCCAAGCACTATACATTGTATCCATTTCTATTTCTATATTGTTTATTTCAATTTTATCACTAGAGTTAGTGCTTCCTAATACTTTGTAGTCGCAGTTTTTAAATATCTCATCTACATCAACTTTGTCTTCAACTTCAAGAATGAAACTTCCATAGTCAGGTGAAAATAACTCTTTATCACTCATTTCATCTTTGAACTCAAATCCTATTTTATTTCCAAATGACATCTTACTTACAGCTTCACATATTCCTGCACCCTTTATAGGATAAGCAGATATTATATTTTTGTTTCTTATATTTTTTGTTATAGTATCTAAATTAGATTTTAAGCAGTCAAAATCTACAATATAATTATCATCTTTTTTTGTGGATAATAATACCACTTTAGAATTTGCTTTTTTAAATTCTGGGGATATAACGTAATTTGAATCCACAATATCAACAGCAAATGATATTAATGTAGGAGGTACGTTTATATCTTCAAATGTTCCAGACATACTATCCTTACCACCTATAGCAGGTATATTTAGTTTCTTCTGAACTAAGTATGCACCAAGTAGCGCACTAAATGGTTTTCCCCATTTTTCTTTATTCTTTCCTATTTTTTCAAAGTATTCTTGCAACGTTAGTCTTATATTGCTATAATCTCCACCAACAGATACTATCTTACATACTGATTCAACTAATGCATATATAGCACCGTGGAATGGACTCCATTTTCCTATTTTAGGATTGTAACCGTAAGCCATGGCACTAGCCGTATCTGTACTTCCCTTTAACACAGGTATCTTACACACCATAGCATCCGCAGGAGTTGATTGATATTTACCACCTAAAGGCATAAGTACAGTTCCAGCACCTATAGATGTATCAAACATTTCTATCAATCCTCTTTTAGAGCATACATTTAGATCCTTTAATCTATTTATCCACTTATCTTCCAAGTTATCCCCAACTATTTCTGTATTTTCAAAATAATTAGTATCTTCATCTGTGGATTTTATTAATACATCTGTGTATTGTTTTGCTCCATTAGTATTTAAGAAATCTCTGCTTACATCTACTATAAGTTTTTCATTCCAACTCATTCTTACTCTATTAGTATCTGTCACAGTTGCAACATGAGTAGCTTCAACATTTTCTTCATTTGCATGCTTTATAAACTCTTCTAGGTTCTCTTTATCTATAACAACAGCCATTCTCTCTTGAGATTCAGATATAGCTATTTCAGTTCCATCAAGACCCTCATATTTTTTAGGTACCTTATTAAGATCTATATCTATACCATCTGCCAGCTCTCCTATAGCTACACATACTCCACCAGCACCAAAGTCATTACATCTTTTTATCATAGAACTTACTTTTTTATTTCTAAATAATCTTTGTATCTTTCTTTCAGTTGGAGCATTTCCCTTTTGAACCTCAGCAGAACAAGTAGATATAGACTCTTCGCTATGCTCTTTAGATGAACCTGTAGCTCCTCCACATCCATCTTTTCCAGTTCTTCCACCAACTAATATAACTACATCTGAAGCCTGTGGAATTTTTCTTATTACTTCATCCTTTGGTGTTGCAGCAATAACTGCTCCTACTTCCATTCTCTTTGCTACAAAATCATCATCATAAACTTCATCAACAAAACCTGTTGCCACACCTATTTGATTTCCATAAGAACTATATCCATGTGCTGCTTCCTTAGTTATCTTAATTTGAGGTAACTTACCATCAAGAGTATCACTTATATCTTGAAGAGGATTTGCACATCCACTTATACGCATAGCTTGGTATACATAACTTCTTCCTGATAAAGGATCTCTTATAGCTCCTCCAAGACAAGTAGCAGCTCCTCCAAATGGCTCTATTTCAGTAGGATGATTATGTGTTTCGTTCTTAAACATTACAAGGTATTTTTCATTTTTTCCATCTATTTCTACATCTACATTTATACTACATGCATTTATCTCTTCAGATACATCTAAATCTTCTAAAAGTCCTTTTTTTCTAAGCTCCTTCATAGATATAGTTGCTATATCCATAAGAGTTATATCTTTCTCTCTTGATTCATACACGTAACTTCTAGATTCTTT is drawn from Tepidibacter hydrothermalis and contains these coding sequences:
- a CDS encoding phosphoribosylformylglycinamidine synthase, producing the protein MSNIKRLFVEKKSGFDVEAKKLLRDIKLNLGIKNIDNIRVLNRYDIENISEDVYEKSVKSIFSEPNIDNVYHENIDIDDNSKMFAIEYLPGQYDQRADWAVQCIEILTQNNRPLVNFARTIVIDGEIDNTEFENIKNYLINPVDSREARLDKPENLVVEIDYVDEVEVVDGFIDMDENNLKDFIKDRGLAMMYDDLVLIQGYFRDTEKRNPTITEIKIIDTYWSDHCRHTTFLTKVESVEIEDGKYSDIINKTYEEYKESRSYVYESREKDITLMDIATISMKELRKKGLLEDLDVSEEINACSINVDVEIDGKNEKYLVMFKNETHNHPTEIEPFGGAATCLGGAIRDPLSGRSYVYQAMRISGCANPLQDISDTLDGKLPQIKITKEAAHGYSSYGNQIGVATGFVDEVYDDDFVAKRMEVGAVIAATPKDEVIRKIPQASDVVILVGGRTGKDGCGGATGSSKEHSEESISTCSAEVQKGNAPTERKIQRLFRNKKVSSMIKRCNDFGAGGVCVAIGELADGIDIDLNKVPKKYEGLDGTEIAISESQERMAVVIDKENLEEFIKHANEENVEATHVATVTDTNRVRMSWNEKLIVDVSRDFLNTNGAKQYTDVLIKSTDEDTNYFENTEIVGDNLEDKWINRLKDLNVCSKRGLIEMFDTSIGAGTVLMPLGGKYQSTPADAMVCKIPVLKGSTDTASAMAYGYNPKIGKWSPFHGAIYALVESVCKIVSVGGDYSNIRLTLQEYFEKIGKNKEKWGKPFSALLGAYLVQKKLNIPAIGGKDSMSGTFEDINVPPTLISFAVDIVDSNYVISPEFKKANSKVVLLSTKKDDNYIVDFDCLKSNLDTITKNIRNKNIISAYPIKGAGICEAVSKMSFGNKIGFEFKDEMSDKELFSPDYGSFILEVEDKVDVDEIFKNCDYKVLGSTNSSDKIEINNIEIEMDTMYSAWSNTLEKVFPTKTTDINQKIETLHYEKTNIIKPRTTISKPKVLVPVFPGTNCEYDCIKAFERVGGDCHTSIFKNLKSQDIQDSIDDFVKKINQSQIIMLPGGFSAGDEPDGSAKFIVNVLKNPRIKEAIMELLNNRDGLMLGICNGFQALIKLGLLPYGEIKDIDENDPTLTYNNIARHQSKAVETKIVSNISPWMSNVKVGDIHSIPISHGEGRFVCNEDMIEKLIKNGQIATQYVDRNQNATYDIDFNPNGSFYAVEGITSPDGRILGKMGHSERIGDNVLKNIHGNTDQKLFKSGIEYFKL